Proteins from a single region of Neodiprion virginianus isolate iyNeoVirg1 chromosome 4, iyNeoVirg1.1, whole genome shotgun sequence:
- the LOC124302653 gene encoding uncharacterized protein LOC124302653 isoform X2 produces MHFDKELIQKVLREYENDANLEVKSVVTSPGCEKGVNYMSVIKRLVVTGTTGAGFDFNKSFISKHLAANEIHQEVFQSQNFFVNEARMYQTVPMLLGKDQEILPDCLFTNVKQIILEDLKPLGFFLEDRVKGLDFDHTKIVLEGLADLHAASFILEHNDAENFNRMKTNFVEAYFPDTDPPGVGKNMNDFPNFIVLCLKVAATSEDDYSKEIAFMEEHQGKIYDLMKELVKPKEYSVVCHGDLWINNILFKHEEVKGKTVVSGMRFLDFQVVRFGPLVTDLQGFLHSSVQHEVLVEYYDTFLEIYYMKLRSKLSELRTNAYEKITLDWLKCEMQRSQIYGMMVSLWLAPALLANLEDIPDKSAIAMHTAETTAAVDYWKQRLSPRLLQRIVDKCKYFIK; encoded by the exons ATGCATTTT GACAAAGAATTAATTCAGAAGGTGTTGCGCGAATATGAAAATGATGCAAATCTCGAAGTCAAGTCTGTGGTCACAAGTCCTGGCTGCGAGAAAGGAGTCAACTACATGTCAGTCATAAAACGTCTTGTTGTCACAGGGACAACCGGAGCTGGATTCG atttcaacaaaagtttcatttccaAACATCTGGCTGCGAATGAAATTCATCAGGAGGTCTTTCAAAGTCAGAACTTTTTCGTCAACGAAGCTAGAATGTACCAGACAGTGCCAATGCTTCTCGGCAAGGATCAGGAAATACTTCCCGATTGCTTGTTCACTAATGTTAAACAGATTATCCTGGAAGACTTAAAACCACTAGGATTCTTTCTCGAGGACAGAGTTAAGGGCTTAGACTTCGATCATACGAAAATCGTACTCGAG ggaTTAGCCGATCTTCATGCAGCATCGTTTATCCTAGAACACAATGACGCGGAAAATTTTAACCGTATGAAAACCAACTTCGTAGAAGCCTATTTTCCTGACACGGATCCTCCAGGTGTAGGGAAGAATATGAACGACTTCCCCAACTTTATCGTCTTGTGCTTGAAAGTTGCCGCGACCTCAGAAGATGACTATTCGAAAGAGATCGCCTTTATGGAAGAGCACcaaggaaaaatttatgatttaATGAAG GAACTAGTGAAACCTAAAGAATATTCGGTGGTGTGCCATGGCGATTTGTGGatcaacaacatacttttCAAGCACGAGGAAGTTAAGGGGAAAACGGTAGTCAGCGGTATGCGATTCTTAGATTTCCAAGTTGTCAGATTCGGGCCCCTGGTCACAGATCTTCAGGGCTTCCTACACAGCAGTGTTCAACACGAAGTTCTAGTAGAATATTACGATACTTttcttgaaatatattatatgaaacTGCGGTCGAAGCTGTCAGAGTTACGTACAAATGCGTATGAAAAAATCACCTTAGATTGGTTGAAATGCGAAATGCAGAGATCGCAAATCTACGGTATGATGGTAAGTCTTTGGCTCGCACCTGCGCTCTTAGCGAATCTTGAAGATATTCCCGATAAGTCAGCTATTGCGATGCACACGGCTGAGACCACAGCGGCTGTAGACTACTGGAAGCAAAGATTGTCTCCACGGCTACTGCAACGAATAGTGGATAAgtgcaaatattttatcaagtAG
- the LOC124302271 gene encoding uncharacterized protein LOC124302271: MRTMLRPILFLGIIQFLTVESLARQGTTIAAKLTSNKTSSRYRDPLLAKILPNRTLASNEERIKSLAIALQNADKVLNGKRLRKNEQSEKPRTFGSPIMAAELRPRSDNGPSDPPRRNVRLRSRPSGRYSTPSSVLLPPYKSYTPEFDFENDKTAQLPSLTKKDDVVTTELPDSTTFGRSKFHESTSSYSLRDGVKNSSARHGPDENDIGRFFVPQKRKETFGNRQEYPSDSSPKTDAKFPPYWGNTASEPLKIRLNPNATVESASRTGGSDRYNQKANENEISKKKDILSSEETGYHWGRRPVQTVNHYKFVDTAWKVDAIPGVAGQDYPVHQHHEHNYLRYPSSRFVCPVGPGTHIYLADRASRCQIFYVCYGEKTGVPMMCPNGTLFSEHLQVCDWWFNVAC, from the exons ATGCGGACTATGCTGAGGCCTATCCTGTTCTTGG GAATCATTCAATTTCTGACAGTGGAGTCTCTGGCAAGACAAGGTACAACAATAGCTGCAAAACTGACGAGCAACAAAACCAGTAGTCGTTACAGAGATCCATTGCTTGCTAAAATCTTGCCCAATCGGACACTTGCATCGAACGAAGAGCGTATAAAGTCACTGGCAATCGCACTACAGAACGCTGACAAGGTTTTGAACGGTAAAAGATTGCGGAAAAATGAACAGTCGGAAAAGCCTCGAACATTTGGTTCACCGATAATGGCAGCCGAACTGCGCCCCAGGTCGGACAACGGCCCTTCAGACCCTCCACGTAGAAATGTTCGACTGCGCTCAAGGCCATCCGGAAGATATTCGACCCCGTCTTCCGTGCTGCTACCACCGTACAAATCTTACACTCCCGAGttcgattttgaaaacgaTAAAACGGCCCAGCTTCCGTCACTAACCAAGAAGGACGACGTCGTTACTACGGAACTTCCAGACAGTACCACTTTCGGCCGTTCGAAGTTCCACGAATCCACTTCGTCGTATTCTCTCAGGGACGGGGTGAAGAATTCGTCAGCACGCCACGGGCCAGATGAAAACGACATCGGACGTTTCTTTGTCCCgcaaaaaagaaaggaaactTTTGGTAACCGTCAAGAATATCCATCGGATTCATCTCCGAAAACTGACGCCAAATTTCCGCCGTACTGGGGTAATACCGCTTCCGAACCCTTGAAGATAAGGTTGAATCCTAATGCCACTGTTGAGTCTGCATCTAGAACAGGCGGATCTGATAGATATAATCAGAAggcgaatgaaaatgaaatttcgaagAAGAAAGACATCCTTTCATCCGAAGAAACCGGGTATCATTGGGGAAGACGTCCGGTTCAAACCGTAAACCACTACAAGTTTGTTG ATACGGCGTGGAAAGTTGACGCGATTCCTGGTGTCGCCGGCCAAGATTATCCCGTTCATCAACACCACGAGCACAATTACCTCCGGTATCCTTCCAGCAGGTTCGTCTGTCCGGTCGGTCCTGGAACGCACATCTATCTCGCCGACCGTGCATCCAGATGTCAG ATATTCTACGTGTGTTACGGAGAAAAGACCGGAGTGCCCATGATGTGTCCAAACGGAACCCTCTTCAGCGAGCATCTGCAAGTGTGCGACTGGTGGTTCAACGTGGCGTGTTAA
- the LOC124302653 gene encoding uncharacterized protein LOC124302653 isoform X1 produces the protein MASDEAAYKPDKELIQKVLREYENDANLEVKSVVTSPGCEKGVNYMSVIKRLVVTGTTGAGFDFNKSFISKHLAANEIHQEVFQSQNFFVNEARMYQTVPMLLGKDQEILPDCLFTNVKQIILEDLKPLGFFLEDRVKGLDFDHTKIVLEGLADLHAASFILEHNDAENFNRMKTNFVEAYFPDTDPPGVGKNMNDFPNFIVLCLKVAATSEDDYSKEIAFMEEHQGKIYDLMKELVKPKEYSVVCHGDLWINNILFKHEEVKGKTVVSGMRFLDFQVVRFGPLVTDLQGFLHSSVQHEVLVEYYDTFLEIYYMKLRSKLSELRTNAYEKITLDWLKCEMQRSQIYGMMVSLWLAPALLANLEDIPDKSAIAMHTAETTAAVDYWKQRLSPRLLQRIVDKCKYFIK, from the exons ATGGCATCAGACGAAGCTGCTTACAAGCCAG ACAAAGAATTAATTCAGAAGGTGTTGCGCGAATATGAAAATGATGCAAATCTCGAAGTCAAGTCTGTGGTCACAAGTCCTGGCTGCGAGAAAGGAGTCAACTACATGTCAGTCATAAAACGTCTTGTTGTCACAGGGACAACCGGAGCTGGATTCG atttcaacaaaagtttcatttccaAACATCTGGCTGCGAATGAAATTCATCAGGAGGTCTTTCAAAGTCAGAACTTTTTCGTCAACGAAGCTAGAATGTACCAGACAGTGCCAATGCTTCTCGGCAAGGATCAGGAAATACTTCCCGATTGCTTGTTCACTAATGTTAAACAGATTATCCTGGAAGACTTAAAACCACTAGGATTCTTTCTCGAGGACAGAGTTAAGGGCTTAGACTTCGATCATACGAAAATCGTACTCGAG ggaTTAGCCGATCTTCATGCAGCATCGTTTATCCTAGAACACAATGACGCGGAAAATTTTAACCGTATGAAAACCAACTTCGTAGAAGCCTATTTTCCTGACACGGATCCTCCAGGTGTAGGGAAGAATATGAACGACTTCCCCAACTTTATCGTCTTGTGCTTGAAAGTTGCCGCGACCTCAGAAGATGACTATTCGAAAGAGATCGCCTTTATGGAAGAGCACcaaggaaaaatttatgatttaATGAAG GAACTAGTGAAACCTAAAGAATATTCGGTGGTGTGCCATGGCGATTTGTGGatcaacaacatacttttCAAGCACGAGGAAGTTAAGGGGAAAACGGTAGTCAGCGGTATGCGATTCTTAGATTTCCAAGTTGTCAGATTCGGGCCCCTGGTCACAGATCTTCAGGGCTTCCTACACAGCAGTGTTCAACACGAAGTTCTAGTAGAATATTACGATACTTttcttgaaatatattatatgaaacTGCGGTCGAAGCTGTCAGAGTTACGTACAAATGCGTATGAAAAAATCACCTTAGATTGGTTGAAATGCGAAATGCAGAGATCGCAAATCTACGGTATGATGGTAAGTCTTTGGCTCGCACCTGCGCTCTTAGCGAATCTTGAAGATATTCCCGATAAGTCAGCTATTGCGATGCACACGGCTGAGACCACAGCGGCTGTAGACTACTGGAAGCAAAGATTGTCTCCACGGCTACTGCAACGAATAGTGGATAAgtgcaaatattttatcaagtAG
- the LOC124302270 gene encoding serpin B12-like: MILATSLVAVALATTISAGNIVFDKPKFPAVDPYELPSVFQTRVADLQKYPLAVEAVLSVALKLQAIEDRSGKQKNFLVSPLAVAGALGQLMLGARGDIKNQLAILLTLHDSTQNSITNTSEAAVEQRIANSSATSVEQRVGNPGDPSLVKGSGNVVSRFRNTVSAQDAWSYEPHRIKMHQFATRTQDGSPGLELHRQLGSLINELSTPLPPPGVVHSLANRSYLHTSSAFFVDKNMNLNDVFVRAVVDFYQSRVMPLDFRNNSVEAQNEVNRWGSVQTGGLIDRFLAFPPPPDTAVIQAVTVHFRGAWQTPFIPGGTIGGLFKTSENTTVSVNMMRGTLEEATYAEDNNLGLRMLVMPYSNYECAMYVILPTETNPLKYNVGHLVTQLTSKNLVDLAAMGKKRTVNVMFPKLSLTGSLNLASALEEHAAFLNKEKAEAEAANGAKETVEPVVSNLNLTSPTPNQITTSEVNVKSRINKNASVNQKPDDVQRVIPLNASQPASSSESTPVLEGGKSTEEIRITSRIGEALSDPSESKELLPKAPVILAGAAKDSKFRISDIIQQIALEVNEAGTEAAAIVGTTINYSGGVKNFKVNRPFLFFIRHEETHAILFWGTIVDPTA, encoded by the exons ATGATACTGGCCACGTCTTTGGTGGCTGTTGCCCTTGCAACTACGATATCAGCGGGAAATATCGTCTTTGACAAGCCAAAATTCCCTGCCGTCGATCCGTATGAGTTACCAAgtgtttttcaaactcgagTCGCTGACCTTCAGAAATACCCGCTAG CTGTCGAAGCCGTCTTGAGCGTGGCACTTAAGCTTCAAGCGATTGAAGACCGTAGcgggaaacaaaaaaattttctcgtgtCTCCATTAGCTGTGGCTGGGGCATTAGGCCAGCTGATGCTTGGAGCGAGAggtgatataaaaaatcaacttGCAATCCTTCTCACTCTTCACGATAGCACCCAGAATAG CATTACGAATACGTCTGAGGCTGCTGTTGAACAACGAATTGCTAACAGTTCCGCTACATCGGTTGAACAACGTGTGGGAAATCCTGGGGATCCAAGTTTAGTTAAAGGAAGTGGCAATGTGGTT TCTCGATTCAGAAATACAGTCAGCGCCCAGGACGCCTGGTCTTACGAACCTCACCGGATAAAAATGCACCAATTTGCTACCAGGACTCAGGATGGTTCACCTGGTCTGGAATTGCATCGTCAACTGGGCAGCTTAATTAATGAGCTTTCAACCCCTCTTCCCCCACCTGGGGTTGTCCATTCGTTGGCCAACCGGTCCTACTTGCATACTAGCAGTGCATTTTTTGTCGACAAAAACATGAATCTGAACGATGTCTTCGTTCGTGCCGTTGTGGATTTCTACCAATCGAGAGTTATGCCACTTGATTTCAG GAATAATTCTGTCGAAGCTCAGAACGAAGTGAACCGATGGGGATCGGTGCAAACCGGAGGTCTGATTGATCGCTTTCTAGCGTTTCCGCCCCCACCGGACACAGCGGTAATTCAAGCTGTAACCGTCCACTTCCGCGGTGCCTGGCAAACGCCTTTTATACCCGGCGGAACGATTGGTGGACTCTTCAAG ACGTCAGAGAACACCACAGTCTCTGTGAACATGATGAGAGGTACACTCGAGGAGGCGACTTACGCCGAAGACAATAATCTGGGTCTTCGCATGCTGGTGATGCCTTACTCTAATTACGAGTGCGCCATGTACGTGATCCTTCCAACAGAGACGAACCCCTTGAAGTACAACGTCGGTCATCTGGTCACTCAACTGACGAGCAAAAACTTGGTAGATCTTGCTGCGATG GGGAAAAAACGGACCGTGAACGTCATGTTTCCCAAGCTCTCGTTGACTGGATCACTGAACTTGGCATCAGCCTTGGAGGAACATGCCGCATTTCTGAACAAAGAGAAGGCTGAAGCTGAAGCGGCAAACGGGGCGAAAGAAACCGTTGAGCCCGTTGTTTCGAACTTAAACCTAACGTCACCCACTCCAAATCAAATCACAACTTCAGAGGTGAACGTTAAATCTCGAATCAACAAGAACGCATCAGTGAATCAGAAGCCCGATGATGTGCAGCGAGTCATACCTTTGAACGCATCGCAGCCTGCGTCAAGTTCAGAGTCCACTCCAGTTCTCGAGGGCGGCAAGAGCACTGAGGAAATTCGGATAACGTCGAGAATTGGAGAAGCTCTCTCGGATCCCAGCGAGTCCAAGGAACTCTTGCCCAAGGCCCCGGTGATCCTCGCCGGGGCGGCGAAAGACTCCAAGTTCCGGATATCGGACATTATTCAACAGATAGCACTTGAGGTCAACGAGGCGGGAACAGAGGCAGCCGCCATTGTTGGAACGACGATAAACTACAGCGGtggcgtgaaaaatttcaaagtgaaCAGACCCTTCCTGTTCTTCATCCGCCACGAAGAAACCCACGCGATTCTTTTCTGGGGAACCATCGTCGATCCTACCGCGTGA